From the genome of Sporomusa sphaeroides DSM 2875:
TTTTTGATGCGTTAATACGCGACACTAATTTGCTACAGGAGGAGCCAATATGCGGATAGGAGTTTGCCCAGGCAGTTTTGATCCGGTTAGTAACGGGCATCTGGATATTTTTCTGCGATCCAGCAAAATGTTTGATTTAGTGATTGCCGCGGTTTTTCATAATCCTAATAAAAAGCCGCTGTTTACCATGGAAGAACGGGTAGATATGCTAACCTTGGCGACACAAGGTATACCCAACATTAAAGTAGATAGCTTTTCCGGCCTTTTAAACGACTATGTACGGCGTCAGAACAGTACCTTTATTGTCAGGGGCTTACGGGCGCTGAGTGACTTTGAATATGAATTTCAACGGGCACTGCTCATCAAGAAAATCGATCCCGATATGGAAACGATTTTTATGATGACCAGTAGCGATTATTCGTTCATTAGTTCAAGCGGCATTAAGGAGTTAGCGAGATTTGGCGGACCAATTACAGGATTGGTTCCTGCATGCTTAGAAGAAAAAATAGTAAAAAGAATTCGTGAAAAAAGCTAGATTTGTTATGGGAAGGGAGAAAACTATGACTATTGAGAAATTGCTTGATGACATGGAGAACCTGCTGGTTGAGGCCGCCCGCGTACCTTTTACTAATAAAAGAGTCATCGAAGAAGATGATTTGGCCAAATTTTTAGATGACCTGCGTGAACTGATGCCGAAAGAGCTTGATGAAGCTAAACATATTATTGCTGAGCGGCAGCGTATTCTTGATGAGGCACAGAAAGAAGCGCAAAGTATTGTGGAACAGGCTAAAACCTATTGTATTAAGCTTACCGATGAGAACCTGATAAATAAACAGGCGCAGGAGCAGGCTAATGAACTTGTTATGCAGGCCCGCAAAACCGCTAAAGACTTACAGTCCGATGCGGTCAGCTACGCTGATGAAGTATTTAAGCATGTGTTGGTTCATCTGGAAAGAACACTTGAAGTAGTTCAGCAAGGCCATCGCGAGTTACAACAAAACAAAAAAAGCCAGGATAAATAAAGTGGCATGGCGATGCCGGATTTTTAACTGCGTTGCTTTTAATGTAGAAGAATATTTTTCTTACAGACAAAGAAGAAAGGAGCTATGCTCCTTATCTTTTTACATACCCATATATTTCTCTACAGAGGTGAACAGCGATCGATAGTGCTATCATAATGCTCAGCAATATTCCGATCTGATAGGTAGTTTGTTCGATTCTGGTCAGCCATAAGCTCCAGGTATTGCTTTGAGCAATATTCATCGATACCGGCAGGACCAATAGTTTGGTAAACTGCTCTCCCGGGCCGAGCAATAACACGGTAATCCCGGCAGCCAGCACAGCGTGCAGCAACCGGCCTACCATGTACGGAATCATACGTATACCTGACTCGATAACAATACTGGCTACCTGGCCATGAACCGAAAGGCCGCTCCAGGCGATGATCGCACTGACGATAACAACCTTTTGATCGAGTGGGGCAACAGCTTGGCTGGCAGCCAATGTACCCAGATCAATTTCCAGCAAGCCGCTTACCAATGCCGGGGCTAAGCTGGCGCTGTAACCGATGACTCCGAGCATTGCGGCAAACATGGCTGTAAGGATATCGGTAATACCGACAATGGTCATAATACGGATAAATACCGAGAAAACAATGATAAAGCCGCCAATCAGCAGGATGGTATTCATCGAAGATTTGACCGCATCACCAAGCAATTGGCCGGGTGAGCGCTTATCTTCCTGTCTGGCATTATACAAAGCCCGAAATGCACGAATAATGATATTGCCGCGTACTACCGGACCCTCCTGGGTGTAATTATCCCGGTCCCGTCCGTGAAACCTGAAGATTATTCCCACAAAAAAACTGGATATGTAGTGGGCCAAGGCAATGGTAGCACCTAATTCGGGCATACCAAACATACCTACAGCTACTGCGCCCACCATAAACAGCGGATCGGCCGTATTAGTGAAGGAGAGCAGCCGCTCAGCCTCGACGGCACTACATAATTGATTCTTGCGAAATTTGCAGGTGATTACAGCATCCATTGGGTAGCCGGAAGCAAGACCCATGGACATGGCAAAGGCTCCGACACCGGGAACATTGAATATCGGCCTCATCAGGGGTTCGAGTAGCACGCCGATGAAATGAACAACTCCAAGCCCCATAAGTATTTCTGATAAAATGAAAAAAGGCAGCAGGGCAGGAAAAACAACATTCCACCATAAATTTAAACCCATAATAGCTGAATCAAAGGCATCTTTGGGATATGTCACCATAGCGATAGTTACAAATACCGTACAAAAGGCCATGCAATAGGCCAATAATCGTGAACG
Proteins encoded in this window:
- the ylbJ gene encoding sporulation integral membrane protein YlbJ — encoded protein: MRIWGSGKRYRSRLLAYCMAFCTVFVTIAMVTYPKDAFDSAIMGLNLWWNVVFPALLPFFILSEILMGLGVVHFIGVLLEPLMRPIFNVPGVGAFAMSMGLASGYPMDAVITCKFRKNQLCSAVEAERLLSFTNTADPLFMVGAVAVGMFGMPELGATIALAHYISSFFVGIIFRFHGRDRDNYTQEGPVVRGNIIIRAFRALYNARQEDKRSPGQLLGDAVKSSMNTILLIGGFIIVFSVFIRIMTIVGITDILTAMFAAMLGVIGYSASLAPALVSGLLEIDLGTLAASQAVAPLDQKVVIVSAIIAWSGLSVHGQVASIVIESGIRMIPYMVGRLLHAVLAAGITVLLLGPGEQFTKLLVLPVSMNIAQSNTWSLWLTRIEQTTYQIGILLSIMIALSIAVHLCREIYGYVKR
- a CDS encoding ATPase, producing the protein MTIEKLLDDMENLLVEAARVPFTNKRVIEEDDLAKFLDDLRELMPKELDEAKHIIAERQRILDEAQKEAQSIVEQAKTYCIKLTDENLINKQAQEQANELVMQARKTAKDLQSDAVSYADEVFKHVLVHLERTLEVVQQGHRELQQNKKSQDK
- the coaD gene encoding pantetheine-phosphate adenylyltransferase encodes the protein MRIGVCPGSFDPVSNGHLDIFLRSSKMFDLVIAAVFHNPNKKPLFTMEERVDMLTLATQGIPNIKVDSFSGLLNDYVRRQNSTFIVRGLRALSDFEYEFQRALLIKKIDPDMETIFMMTSSDYSFISSSGIKELARFGGPITGLVPACLEEKIVKRIREKS